The bacterium genome includes the window CTTAGGGCGAGATCGCCCTGGGTAGTTGTCGCCCTACGGGCCCTAGCTCCGGCCCTTCATCAATTCCAGGCAATAAGAGACCAGATGCCAGCGGTCTTGCGCCTGGATTGCGTCCTGGTAGGACGGCATCGGCGTCCCATCGAGACCGGTCACGAAAGTCCGGTAGATGGCGTCCGCGGTAGCGCCGCCCTTCAGCGGACCGGAAGTGAAATCGAAGGGGAGAATCGGGTCGCCCCAGCTGTCCTGGAGGACTCCCGAGGAGGGGCCGTCGCCGCGCCCCAGGTCACCGTGACATTTGGAGCAGTGCATCAGGGCGTACGCCTCGCGGCCCGTGTCGACCGATTCGGACGTCGCCACGTAGTCGGGGACCGAACCGATGTCGATCGGTTCCGAGGTCTTCTGCCGCTGCGATTTGGGCGAGAAGGTCTTGATGAACTCGATGACGGCACGTCGGTCCGCCAGGGAGAGAGCCGAGTGCGACGGCATGCCCGATCGCGAGATGCCCTCCGTGATCGTTCGCATCAGATCCTCGTCCGTCGGCAGGGAGCCGCTGGGAGTACTGCGGAACTTGAACGTTCCCGCGGTGAA containing:
- a CDS encoding cytochrome c, giving the protein MRTITEGISRSGMPSHSALSLADRRAVIEFIKTFSPKSQRQKTSEPIDIGSVPDYVATSESVDTGREAYALMHCSKCHGDLGRGDGPSSGVLQDSWGDPILPFDFTSGPLKGGATADAIYRTFVTGLDGTPMPSYQDAIQAQDRWHLVSYCLELMKGRS